The following are from one region of the Denitrobacterium detoxificans genome:
- a CDS encoding FAD-dependent oxidoreductase, with translation MDNITSRHISRRSFAGLMGMSVISAAAFATLSGFRDAEKIAATHDYDVVIIGSGGAGTSAAAFSAQAGAKTICLEKLAWQGGSSSLALGTFYGSGTVQQKELGIEDTPEDLYNYFMKSGGQYVSAEMNRFMADHAGETIDWLREDLKVPFKDTIKGNGTDKVQRGHMCANAAIDALTAVRALADGNGAEFRFNCAAEALIKDESGRIVGVKTRTDKGVEVYNAKTVIVASGGFARNEQMIEQYCPDFEGVYTEVGVGLTGDGVRMGLDAGAAYYGNGGVNGILACQVDPGQSSLINKNTLWVNSQGERFANEAGESHFIFYTVAKYPDQHFYAIYDQDMVDALKDAQKGSFQHGLEMGIFAQGDTVEEAAAKLGIDASATQQAWDAYNAMAEAGEDTLFHKKAEMLIPHTKAPYYVLTMGVCTHGTFGGLQTNTDFQVLDNDGNVIPGLYSAGEVCCGTFIYQNYQAGGCGLNFSYTSGRFAGANAANEALA, from the coding sequence ATGGACAACATTACCTCGCGTCATATTTCGCGACGCTCGTTCGCGGGCCTCATGGGCATGAGCGTTATCTCCGCCGCGGCATTCGCAACGCTTTCGGGCTTCCGCGATGCCGAAAAGATTGCCGCTACGCACGACTACGATGTCGTAATCATCGGCAGCGGTGGTGCTGGCACGTCGGCCGCAGCCTTCTCCGCACAGGCGGGCGCCAAGACCATCTGCCTGGAGAAGCTTGCATGGCAGGGCGGCTCGAGCTCGCTGGCGCTGGGTACGTTCTACGGTTCCGGCACGGTACAACAGAAGGAACTGGGCATCGAGGACACCCCCGAAGACCTGTACAACTACTTCATGAAGAGCGGCGGCCAGTACGTGAGCGCCGAAATGAATCGCTTCATGGCCGACCACGCCGGCGAGACCATCGACTGGCTGCGCGAGGACCTGAAGGTCCCGTTCAAGGACACCATCAAGGGCAACGGCACCGACAAAGTGCAGCGTGGCCACATGTGCGCCAACGCCGCTATCGACGCGCTGACCGCCGTCCGCGCACTTGCCGACGGCAATGGCGCCGAATTCCGCTTCAACTGCGCCGCCGAAGCACTCATCAAGGATGAATCCGGCCGCATCGTAGGCGTGAAGACGCGCACCGACAAGGGCGTCGAAGTCTACAACGCCAAGACCGTCATCGTGGCCAGCGGCGGCTTCGCGCGCAACGAGCAGATGATCGAACAGTACTGCCCCGACTTCGAGGGCGTCTACACCGAGGTGGGCGTTGGCCTTACCGGCGACGGCGTCCGCATGGGCCTGGACGCTGGCGCCGCCTACTATGGCAACGGCGGCGTGAACGGCATCCTGGCATGCCAGGTCGACCCGGGCCAGTCCTCCCTCATCAACAAGAACACGCTGTGGGTAAACTCCCAGGGCGAGCGCTTCGCAAACGAAGCCGGTGAATCGCACTTCATCTTCTACACGGTCGCCAAGTATCCCGACCAGCACTTCTACGCCATCTACGACCAGGACATGGTCGACGCGCTGAAGGACGCCCAGAAGGGCAGCTTCCAACATGGCCTGGAAATGGGCATCTTCGCCCAGGGCGACACCGTTGAGGAAGCGGCTGCGAAGCTCGGCATCGACGCTTCGGCCACGCAGCAGGCATGGGACGCCTACAACGCTATGGCGGAAGCCGGCGAAGACACCCTTTTCCACAAGAAGGCCGAAATGCTCATCCCGCACACCAAAGCCCCCTACTACGTGCTCACCATGGGCGTTTGCACGCACGGAACGTTTGGCGGCCTGCAGACCAACACCGACTTCCAGGTGCTCGACAACGACGGCAATGTCATCCCCGGCCTGTACTCCGCTGGCGAGGTATGCTGCGGCACCTTCATCTACCAGAATTACCAGGCTGGTGGCTGCGGTCTGAACTTCAGCTACACCTCGGGTCGCTTCGCGGGCGCCAACGCCGCAAACGAGGCACTCGCCTAA
- a CDS encoding helix-turn-helix transcriptional regulator encodes MSFAANEAEDVRASASSADSGTSSAGKAGSFLGSAPRIRAILRDFSWAFLGLAAVRIWIQCTIYDRYAFTDAGLTSVVINASRVILTAIVIAFILKCGFPRNARRILSWFSVSAMTLGSVLFLVDAQLHPGTFDALACILAGCGLVWGGGQWMEFYLRLSPDESFFYALVSLALGSLGGMVLGYLPERVGAMVSVVMPTVSFAMLAWSLRLTQGRLEEGRLDPAPQDTRYDSEPATTWVRLLLGLAFIEFAMGIARGFPHGSSFELAPVFQTLHQVGVIGISFAGLYIVLVRNRFMRYSTLWCFMLALVAVGIILLTSLNWYGLSLGSTSIAIVNTVMLSVLWFTCYDIARHASVIPYVFLGVVWSVFLLAREAGRIFVMLVPPHDDFVTFIDVLMILALTMSIAVMFTDRIPVKREMFEGLRFDAGKRVLASDVPSAVLASDGPQRVDLVQVYGLTKREAEVIDYLMQGKSKAQVGRELFISENTVRGYVKNAYSKMDVHNKEQLREKYYRS; translated from the coding sequence ATGAGTTTTGCAGCCAACGAGGCGGAAGACGTACGCGCTTCCGCCTCTTCGGCTGATTCTGGCACGTCTTCGGCGGGCAAGGCGGGGTCTTTCCTTGGTTCCGCTCCCCGCATACGCGCCATTCTGCGCGATTTCTCCTGGGCCTTTTTGGGGCTTGCCGCCGTTCGCATTTGGATTCAATGCACCATTTACGATCGCTACGCCTTCACCGATGCCGGTCTTACGAGCGTCGTCATCAACGCATCGCGCGTCATTCTTACGGCCATCGTCATTGCATTCATCCTGAAGTGCGGCTTTCCGCGCAATGCGCGTCGCATTCTTTCGTGGTTCTCCGTTTCCGCGATGACGCTTGGCAGCGTGCTATTCCTGGTAGACGCCCAGCTGCATCCAGGAACGTTTGATGCGCTCGCCTGCATTCTGGCTGGCTGCGGCCTTGTATGGGGTGGTGGCCAGTGGATGGAGTTCTATCTGCGGCTTTCGCCTGATGAATCGTTCTTCTATGCGCTGGTGTCACTTGCGTTGGGCTCTCTTGGCGGCATGGTACTGGGGTATCTGCCCGAGCGGGTGGGCGCTATGGTGAGCGTTGTCATGCCCACGGTTTCGTTTGCCATGCTCGCGTGGTCACTTCGTCTTACGCAGGGGCGTTTGGAGGAGGGGCGGCTCGATCCTGCACCGCAAGATACGCGTTACGATAGCGAGCCCGCCACTACGTGGGTGCGCCTGCTACTGGGCTTGGCCTTTATCGAGTTTGCCATGGGCATTGCCCGTGGCTTTCCGCATGGTTCGTCATTCGAGCTTGCGCCTGTGTTCCAAACGCTGCACCAGGTAGGTGTGATTGGCATTTCGTTTGCGGGGCTCTACATCGTGCTCGTGCGCAATCGCTTCATGCGCTATAGCACCTTGTGGTGCTTCATGCTTGCGCTGGTGGCGGTGGGCATCATCTTGCTCACGTCGCTGAACTGGTATGGGCTTTCGCTTGGCTCCACGAGCATTGCCATCGTGAATACTGTCATGCTTTCCGTGCTGTGGTTCACCTGCTACGACATTGCGCGCCATGCTAGCGTCATTCCGTACGTGTTCTTGGGCGTTGTTTGGTCGGTGTTCCTGCTCGCGCGTGAAGCGGGCCGCATCTTCGTTATGCTGGTTCCGCCGCATGACGACTTCGTCACGTTCATTGACGTGCTCATGATTCTGGCGCTCACCATGAGCATTGCCGTTATGTTCACCGATCGCATTCCCGTGAAGCGCGAGATGTTCGAGGGTTTGCGCTTCGATGCTGGCAAGCGCGTTCTTGCTTCCGACGTGCCCTCTGCGGTTTTGGCATCCGATGGTCCACAGCGCGTCGATTTGGTGCAGGTATATGGTCTTACCAAACGCGAGGCCGAGGTAATCGATTACCTCATGCAGGGCAAGAGCAAGGCCCAGGTGGGGCGCGAGCTCTTCATCTCCGAAAACACCGTGCGTGGGTACGTGAAGAACGCCTACAGCAAGATGGACGTGCACAACAAGGAGCAGCTGCGCGAGAAGTATTACCGTTCGTAG
- a CDS encoding class I tRNA ligase family protein yields MTESPSSVEWPRRAVVTAGMPYGNKPLHFGHVGGVFVPADCFARFLRDRIGAENVRFVSGTDCFGSPINEGYRKLVEAGEFEGSIADYVRRNHDAQKATLDTYDISLDIFEGSGLDHAGEVHQEMSNDVINRLYQNGYLRKQETLQFYDAEAGTFLNGRQVHGRCPVQGCKSENAYADECDLGHQYSPVDLIAPRSSITGAVPEMRPVVNWYFDLPGFADYLRELVHQEELDPDVRSVVTETVREFLVPPIIFVKNEAYEAYLEVQPQLPAHTYRPAQDGKQSFELEFADIEARDAARDVLAGASIRFRTGKALVPFRITGNIEWGVKAPELEGTDGLTVWCWPESLWASISFTIAANDKMGLPRDEWRSFWCDDDAKVYQFIGQDNIYFYGVAQPALFAALQKENKRLLNPEDDDLRQTQLIANYHMLLGDKKASSSSKVKPPTADQLLEHYTVEQLRAHWLALGLDQRSVGFKPKAFEPDADKRTDPRVSDPVLKEGALLTRVFNRLARSCLYEAKNHFDCYMPLGAVTPEVRDRALEALSLYDATMKKVELHSILSQMDDFIRYANKYWSDGIRVVEANADDEARRQLLIDCFYLLRIATLLMHPVVPRGTEKICDYLNFEFDEFFSWNYDFDSMEELCGTAELEEKRHLVRELPPRTDFFAPHPSQIKK; encoded by the coding sequence ATGACGGAATCGCCCAGTAGCGTGGAGTGGCCCCGGCGCGCGGTCGTTACCGCGGGCATGCCCTATGGCAACAAGCCGCTGCACTTCGGGCATGTGGGAGGCGTGTTCGTTCCCGCCGACTGCTTTGCCCGTTTCCTGCGCGATCGCATTGGCGCCGAGAACGTGCGCTTTGTCTCGGGCACCGACTGCTTCGGTTCGCCCATCAACGAGGGCTATCGCAAGCTCGTGGAAGCGGGGGAGTTCGAAGGCTCCATCGCCGACTACGTGCGTCGCAATCACGACGCCCAGAAGGCCACGCTCGACACCTATGACATCAGCCTCGACATCTTCGAGGGCAGTGGGCTCGACCATGCGGGCGAAGTACACCAGGAAATGTCGAATGACGTCATCAACCGCCTGTATCAGAACGGCTACCTGCGCAAGCAGGAGACGCTGCAGTTCTATGATGCCGAAGCCGGTACGTTCCTGAACGGCCGTCAGGTGCATGGCCGCTGCCCCGTGCAGGGTTGCAAGAGCGAAAACGCCTATGCCGACGAGTGCGATCTGGGCCATCAGTATTCTCCGGTCGACCTCATCGCGCCGCGTTCGTCCATCACGGGTGCCGTGCCCGAGATGCGCCCCGTGGTCAACTGGTATTTCGATCTGCCTGGCTTTGCCGATTACCTGCGCGAGCTGGTGCATCAGGAAGAGCTCGACCCCGACGTTCGTTCGGTTGTCACTGAAACCGTGCGCGAGTTTCTGGTTCCGCCCATCATCTTCGTCAAGAACGAGGCCTACGAGGCGTACCTGGAAGTGCAGCCGCAGTTGCCCGCGCATACATATCGCCCGGCCCAGGATGGCAAGCAGAGCTTCGAGCTGGAATTTGCCGATATCGAAGCACGCGATGCCGCACGCGACGTGCTGGCTGGGGCGTCCATCCGCTTCCGCACGGGCAAGGCGCTCGTGCCGTTCCGCATTACTGGCAACATCGAGTGGGGCGTAAAGGCCCCCGAACTGGAAGGTACCGACGGTCTTACCGTTTGGTGCTGGCCCGAAAGCCTGTGGGCTTCCATTTCGTTCACCATTGCGGCGAACGACAAGATGGGCCTGCCGCGCGACGAATGGCGCAGCTTCTGGTGCGACGACGATGCCAAGGTGTACCAGTTCATTGGCCAGGACAACATCTACTTCTATGGCGTTGCGCAGCCTGCGCTGTTCGCGGCCCTGCAGAAGGAGAACAAGCGCCTGCTGAATCCCGAAGACGACGACCTGCGTCAGACGCAGCTCATCGCCAACTACCACATGCTGCTGGGCGACAAGAAGGCCTCCTCTTCCAGTAAGGTGAAGCCTCCCACGGCCGACCAGCTGCTGGAACATTACACGGTGGAGCAGCTTCGCGCGCATTGGCTTGCCCTGGGTCTCGACCAGCGTTCCGTGGGCTTCAAGCCCAAGGCGTTCGAGCCCGATGCCGACAAGCGCACCGATCCGCGCGTGTCCGACCCCGTGCTGAAGGAAGGCGCGCTGCTCACGCGTGTGTTCAACCGCTTGGCACGTAGCTGCCTCTACGAGGCGAAGAACCACTTCGATTGCTACATGCCCCTGGGTGCGGTTACGCCCGAGGTGCGCGATCGTGCGCTCGAAGCGCTTTCGCTCTACGACGCAACCATGAAGAAGGTGGAACTGCATTCCATCCTCTCGCAGATGGACGATTTCATTCGCTATGCGAACAAGTATTGGAGCGATGGCATCCGTGTGGTGGAGGCAAACGCCGACGACGAAGCGCGTCGTCAGCTGCTCATCGACTGCTTCTACTTGCTGCGCATTGCCACGCTGCTCATGCATCCCGTGGTCCCGCGTGGCACGGAAAAGATCTGCGACTATCTGAACTTCGAGTTCGATGAGTTCTTCAGCTGGAATTACGATTTCGACAGCATGGAAGAGCTGTGCGGCACGGCGGAACTGGAAGAGAAGCGCCATTTGGTGCGCGAGCTGCCTCCCCGTACCGACTTCTTCGCACCGCATCCCTCGCAAATCAAGAAGTAG
- the sppA gene encoding signal peptide peptidase SppA, producing MADQFYAKPVAPSSASASPIPPTPASSGAPEPPQVAYAEPPRKRRWVVPVIILALVAVIVFSIASCTNALMGGSAVETSQPNTVAVIDLAGTIEYDGTSCSPEGLKYLLDQAESDPNIVAVVLRVNSGGGTATAGEEMATYVREFSKPVVVSSASINCSAAYEISSQADYIYVAQTTEIGSIGTIMQSIDYSQLLELLGVDVTNIASADSKDSSYGTRPLTEEEIAYYQDMVNQINDVFVQNVVDGRNMTEVEVRALATGLPFTGTQAIENGLADEVGTREDAIAYAAMLAGIRDDSYSTKNLQISQDSLYGLLDLLSSSSSNTSITAADLAAALKELNENDGIAQ from the coding sequence GGCGTATGCCGAACCGCCGCGTAAGCGCAGGTGGGTGGTCCCCGTCATTATTCTGGCTCTGGTGGCCGTCATCGTCTTTTCCATTGCATCGTGCACGAATGCCCTGATGGGCGGCAGTGCCGTCGAAACGTCTCAGCCGAACACGGTTGCCGTTATCGACTTGGCGGGCACCATTGAGTACGATGGCACGTCGTGCAGCCCCGAAGGGCTGAAGTACCTACTCGACCAGGCTGAATCCGATCCGAACATCGTCGCGGTCGTCCTGCGCGTGAATTCGGGTGGCGGCACGGCTACGGCGGGCGAGGAAATGGCTACGTATGTGCGCGAATTCAGCAAGCCCGTGGTGGTATCCAGTGCGTCGATAAACTGTTCGGCTGCCTACGAGATCTCCTCGCAGGCTGACTACATCTACGTGGCTCAAACCACGGAGATTGGCAGCATCGGAACCATCATGCAGTCCATCGACTACTCGCAGCTGCTTGAGCTGCTGGGCGTGGACGTAACGAACATCGCCAGCGCCGACAGCAAGGATTCCTCGTACGGCACGCGCCCCCTCACCGAAGAGGAGATCGCGTACTATCAGGACATGGTTAACCAGATCAACGACGTGTTTGTGCAGAACGTGGTCGATGGTCGTAATATGACCGAAGTCGAGGTTCGCGCGTTGGCCACGGGTTTGCCCTTCACGGGTACGCAGGCAATTGAGAATGGCCTGGCTGACGAAGTGGGCACGCGCGAAGACGCCATTGCCTACGCTGCCATGCTCGCGGGCATTAGGGATGACTCGTATTCCACTAAGAACCTGCAGATTTCACAGGATAGCCTTTACGGCCTGCTTGACCTGCTATCATCGTCAAGCAGTAATACGTCAATTACCGCTGCGGATCTTGCCGCGGCGTTGAAGGAGCTGAACGAGAATGACGGAATCGCCCAGTAG